A segment of the Mugil cephalus isolate CIBA_MC_2020 chromosome 13, CIBA_Mcephalus_1.1, whole genome shotgun sequence genome:
ACAAGCCAAACCGCAAGAGCCTAGGTGTGCCTCCCAAAAAGAATAGGAAAACAGGTAGGAGCAGCTGTAGATGGAACTGCTGACACCTCGCTCACCTTCTCATTTCAAATGCCAGCAGTACTTTCACCAGCCGCGGAATTTCTATTTCACATTGACTTGCTTTCCTGATATGATATTACAGATTCCAGATGGGAAAGGAAATTAGGTTTtgcctgctgtttttttttttttttttttcatctctgctATCTTcccatctccccctcctccagccAACAGCAGTGACAGTGAGGACCAGTCTGTTGTTGAGGGCACTGCCAAAACAACTGCCTCTAAGAACAACCCATCTGACCTGAAGGCTGCCACCTCGCCCAAGTGTCACGGACGATCTCCGCCTTCGAGCCATAAGTACCACAAGCAAGGTGACGTAGATCACGGCACGCATCGAGACCACCACGGAAGATCGCCACGTGTCTACAAGTGGAGTTTCCAGATGTGTAAGTGTCAAACTAACTCGCATAATGGCAGATTGAAGGAAACTGTATTTATCTGCTGTGGCTTTTATGTTGTGTCGGGCAACCTCACCTGACCTGGGCTTTCTCCACATAGCTGATCTGGAAAAGATGAGCAGCCTGGAgaggatttcttttcttcaggagaagctgcaggacATCAGAAATCACTACCTCTCCCTCAAGTCTGAGGTGGCCTCTATTGACAGACGACGAAAGCgcatgaagaagaaggagcggGAAAGTGAGTCGGCCTTTTTACTCACTAGGAATAACCGGGATGAGTAGTTTGGCAAATTTATTAAACCAGGGGTGTCGAAGTCAGttcagttcaggggccacatagaGCACAATTTGATCTCTAAGGGGCCGGACAAATAATACAACGGCGTATCAATCTACAAATCACGACAACTCCaaattgtttccttttgttttagtgcatgGAAGCACATCATAGCTGCGTTTCCACTACAgcattttgcaaaataaaagcgatatttctaaAATTTTTGAAACTTCAtatggtcacatgaccccctgcatcatctccggtgACGCCTGTGATGGGGGACGGCGccaaaagtgtttccattgcacttttgcggaaattttttttatatctatacgtctggaaaaaccacctcatgagagatattcaaaaggaatttcaaaatgtaggcgtttcGGTTACCAGTTTATTTAGGATTTgaaagtgtttaaatttaatgaactgcactgtTACAAAACATGTAACGAATAACCGGACAtctcttaagaaaaagaagtgcgaTGTCTGcatagttctgggtctcagtgttgtgttatgttaaaTCTGTGTGAACCCTAAGATTAGGGCCGGATTAGGACCTtctggcgggccgcttttggcccgcgggccttatgtttgacacctgtgtatTAAACCATTAATGCTTGTTGTTAGAAGTTGAACGAGAACACACTAGCAGCTCTGTGATATCTACACACGTGCGTCAAAACCGTCCGTAACTAAACTCTTGTTTGTGTTCTGCAGGCACAGTGGCTGCTTCCTCgtcgtcatcctcctcctcctcaccgtcCTCCAGCTCGCTGACTGCGGCGGTCATGCTGACGCTGGCCGACCCCCCGgtatcatcctcatcctcctcatctcaGAACTCTGGGGTATCAGTGGAGTGCAGGTGACAGGACGAAACCAGCAAGGAGCCACCGCACTAAGCACTTAACCAGCACCCTGGGGTCGCCCGCCGCCCTCTCTCCAGTCGGCCGGGGGGGGGCGGTCGAATCAACCTACATACTGTAACTACTGGGGCACAAAAACCAGaccagagacaaaaacaagaaacaagcaCTATTTTTTACTGACAACTGTTTCCTTGGCAAGCTAACGGCACTTAAGTGCACTTTTATGAAGATTGTGTAGGGGGATgaaatttgtcaaaaaaaaatatacgcAATTGTCTTTTGCGCTCTTCTTAATtgaatatttacaagaattgtTTTTTGCAAGCAATAATTGTTAAACGTTGTATTGGTAAGGGACAATTTCCAGTGATGATCCCTCTGTGATCAAGCTTGTGCTTGCCGCGTTGTCACGGGGAATTCAGAGGAACACTGCCACATTGGCATTAAGGGCATACGAAAGGTAACTTTGCCACGTTTCTCTGTccaccttcatttaaaaaaaataaataaaaataaaaatgaaaataggcCTTTATGTGGTTAAACCTGAACGGGGTTGACGAGGGTCCTCTAACGTACAGGCATGTGGTCCTGTACATGTTTGAGTGATAGAGGTGATTAGGTTTCAGACCATCATAGGTTCACTGACAGCCTCAGTGGATGAATATGGAATGATACTGTAGTgcctttttattcttctccaTGGGGCACTTTGAGAAAGGAcagcacttcttttttttttcttttttaaacctgATCCTCTTCTCAAATCAAAGGGTCACTGAAATTGCGTGTTCCTTATGTAAAAGTCCGAGGAAATCTGTGTGCGTGAGCAGGCAGTGAAGGGCTAAGTCTGACAGGTGAAATGGATGTTATCAGCGTCTGGGTCTAGTTAAGAATTATAATTGTAAAAGCAGAACTCCTGAACTGGATCACATGTAATCTACTACTGAATACTCATCCAGCTTGTTGAGTTTGGCAGTATAAAATGTGcaatgatggaggaggaggaggaggaggtggtggtggtggtgaatgCAATGGTCACATTACTTCATCATAGTTCTTAAAGCCCATCCGCTTTATTTGGTTACGTTTTCATCACCCGCTCTGTCCCATCGTCCTTCGCTGAAGATTCATCGATGCACATCTGCAGCTGGATCAAGTTAACTTGAAGTGCAGCCATAGGAGATGCTCGCAGTACGTTTCTCAGTACTCAGTTCACACATTCGCAATGTTTCAAACTACGTGAAGTTATTTAAGTTCCATTTTTGCTTCAGTAATTAAAGCATAATTTCATTCTTGGCATTTGACTCGCAAATCAAAAGCGGCACGTGGGCTTTCGTCTCATACTCACccctaccaaaaaaaaactttggttcTGTTTCCTGTACTATGACCACAATAAAGGTAGAGATAttgtaaatgtgcatttatatCATAGAGTGACGTATGTGTATACATTTCTGAAGacatctccagtgtttcctttgTATAGACCCCCTACTGTATGATAACCTGAAGTTACATTTTGTTTGGCACTTGTATGTAATTGTATGCTTTTGTTATACATTTGTATATTGAGAAGTGTTTTGAGTCAAGCTATTTAATATCTCGCACTGTTAATAACATGTACTTTTCTGTACAGACAGTTTTACGGTTTTAACTGTAGTTAGAGTGTAAATACTGAGGGTTACAGCATGTttgtcccccccaccccctcctccccttttgTCCTCTTTATCTCAGTTCACTTgagttctttttgttgttgttgtttggcctATTTCATCAGTTTAAGTagctttttcttattttttttttcttttccttttttaatttcacgTTTGCTTTAGTTTGTAttccgttttgttttttctgtagCTTGTGCTCTTAAAGAGGAGAACGGTGGCGAACCATGCGGCTGATTTGTTGTTTTCCGAACCTGTACGTGGcctgaagctgaagctgtgCGAACATGTATATGGAAAACAGTCCGCGTTATAGATAAAGAGAGAGCAATGGAGCTTATTGAAAAATGCTCAATAGTATTTATTAGGCTCATCTGATGATGGTCAGTGTGTAAtttattgtaaaaatgtaaGCAAAGCAGAAGCctctgtttgaaataaatgccATAGTTTGTGAAGTACTCTGTGTGTCTTTTGGTGGAGTTTGGTAATTAAGTACAGCTTTAaaggtgcttttattttacttgaatatttttaaatcctTATGCTGTATCTGGGAATCTGGAGTTATTTTgcaaatcgtttttttttttttttttttttaacttgactATCACATTAAAACGgctctttatattttattttaaagattaCTCTGGTAAcctaattaaatttaaatcaatttaaaaaataatatacagtataaatacatTAGCTGAATTAATTACTGTagggggtgtttttttttttttattttattttatttactaaaCTATATAAAAATGCCTCGTAGTTACCCGGATATGGATACCGTCGACACGCGTTACGTCACGAGTTACGCACTTCCTTAGCGTGCCACCTGCTAGCCAGCTAGTCTGCTGCAGGTCCGCTGCGGGTTTGTTAATAGTTTCAGATATGGTGAGCGGCAGGACGAGCGCGGTACTTGCCGGCGTGTGCGGAGCCCTTTTCATCgcatattgtgtttattttgacagaaaGCGGCGAAGTGACCCCCGCTTCAAGGAAAAGCTGCGTGAACGTAAGTGTCGGGTCTAAGGGGGGGGAATTAGCTCAACTTAGCAACCGTAGCACGTTAGCTTACATGGGGCGAACACACTGCATGGACAGGGCACAtgaaaaatacttaaatgaTATAGAAAGCATAAAGAGCAATGTTATATTCTGTTATTCACATAATAACGTGCGGCAACATAAGATCTcgcatgttttatttattttatttttattttgctcagaTATGTTGCTGATATAAACTGATGTGTGTCACATGTCACGTAACCATGTGCTCCTGGTTTGATAAGTCCAGACTAAAAGGCTCGTTTCTCTCACAGGTAGAAGACGGCAGAAGGTTTCTAGTGAGAAGTCCGGACTGTCAAAGGTGAGATTAAAAACCCAACAGTTACAGCacattataatattttttttatacttgtATTTCTGACACTTTGTGTGTTGACTTTGAAGCTGCCCGACTTGAAGGACGCGGAAGCTGTCCAGAAATTCTTCTTGGAGGAAATCCAACTGGGAGAGGAGCTCCTGGCACAAGGTTTGCAACATGTCTGGTTACTGTTTATTCACATAAAACTCACAGTGTGTAAGTTTGCTTCCTGTGCTTGATACACACGGTTGTAAAATGTGAAGTACACATAAGTTATTTACCAGCACAACCAGTGCAGGGCCTTGTGATTATTTCAGCCCTTCTTTGATTATAATGCACTGAAATGTTATTGTAAAATCTTTAGAATAGAAAGTCTTTATTGTCCCAATTTGGGCAGATCTGTTTAAAACTGGTCAAAATCCACGTTTAAAACCGCATAAACGGACAATTCAAGACAGATCAAAGGCACACAACTCCTGTTGCTTCTCGCTTCATTtctgccatctttttttttccaaacccaGGTGAATTTGAGAAGGGCGTAGACCATCTGACCAATGCCATTGCAGTATGTGGACAAcctcagcagctgctccaggttctccagcagACGCTGCCTCCCCCAGTTTTCCAAATGCTCCTCACAAAACTACCCAGCATCAGCCAGGTAAGAGTTCTCCTGCATTTCCCAATTTATTGCTGCAGCCTGGTTCTTAAAGCATCCTTAATAAACCCCCCAGTTACACTTTAGTGGTCTCTGGGACAAGAAAGGATGCAACAGCAATCTTAGAATTATCCAAAACtgagagctgtgtgtctgtAGCTCCTAGTTATTTCACCTCTAAGACAAAAGTCCGAACATTAGAAACAGGAGCTGGTTATTGACGGTTTGACATCTATTGACTTTTAGACTTGACCTCTGAAAGAtcctttcctgttttctttttttagcgaCTCATCAGCTCCCAGTCTTTATCAGAAGATGACGtcgaatgagtgtgtgtgaggtggaAGTCTGCTAGTACCGCTCTGTTAAAGGGATTTCGAGCACTTAAACTGCTTGGCaccgtgactgtgtgtgtgaacatggaGGACACTGAACGGTTACTCTTCTGGGACATGTAAAACACATTCCTTCTTGTTTTCTAGCTGtccatgtactgtatatattttccTTGAAAGGTAATTGTGTTAAGGCCAGGTGTTGCCGATATTCATTACAGTTGATTAAAtgtacactaccggtcaaatgttttagaacaccctaatgtttccagttatttattgcaatttaagtcatgcaagcccaaatgaatagcttaatagttaaaaaaaggtttggttacccaaaactgaaaaataatgtacatttcagggaacatgaagtgggttcacaatttaaagctgttctgcagcaatgaaggttgaatcagtcttgaaagctggtgctactaattcctacaagtgttccaacttttcttgattacttacaaccccctgtgtctgcataaaagcaagtgttggaacacactgtggtaccagaccctcatgagcatcaggtgaacagtattgtaGTGCAGAAAatagtgtgttgctacaaaaatgacGAGAAAAGGGTAATTAACAATGGAATCATAgcacttaaaaatgtaggtctCTTCCTACGGGGAAATTGCAAAGAAggtcaaggtgtcagtgagtacaATTTTCTTCACCACCAAAAGACAATCAGAGACTtgggggaaactctgacaggaagcggtctggcagacccaaagccacaactgaatcagaggacaggtttctgagagttaacagcttgTATGATAGGTGTCTCGCAGGACAACACcttcaagcacagcttaatagtagtcgtagtaagTCTCggtttcaactgtgaagagaagacttcgaGCTGCGGGTTTGACAGGATGAGTTGCAGCAGGAAAGCCGTTGCTAAGGTGttagaataagacaaagaggctcttCTGGGCCACGAAACACAGCCATTGGTCTACTAAAGACTGGATGAAGGTATTATGGACTGAcaaatcaaaatttcaaatattCGGTTCATTACGCAGGACCTTTGTCCACCGTAGgcgagaggatggttccacagtgtgtgacatcaactgtcaaacatggaggaagtgtgatggtctggggctgttttgctggatccagggtCGGTGACCTGGACAGAGTGAGCAGCACCCTGAACCAAAATGGCTAATGCAGCATTCTGCAGCGCCACACAATACCCTCTGGTATGCGCCTAGTTAGTTagaggttcatcctacagcgagataatgactcaaaacacaagtccaagctatgcTAAAACTACCTCtgtaaaaaagaacaagatggtaaGCTTGAATAGATGGAGTGGttccagacttaaaccccatcaagctggtttgggatgaactggacacAAAGAGCGAAAGTCAAGCAACCTAAAAGTGCAGcacatttatgggaacttctgcaacagacttgggaagaactttctgaagaatatttgatttggctactttgatgagtcaaaggttaagaatacattttggtctataaatcgattccatgatttatttttcaactatgctttcatttcagagtgcaatgacacaaactgaataattttcagtaaaaaaaaaaatggaaaaagtgttGTTCTAAATCTTTTGATGGTGGTGTATGTCCACACTAAACAGAGTATATTGTTTTCTGAAGATGTTCTTGTAGCGTCTgttgaatgttatttttatattactGCGTTTCACATCTGAACATGATCTTCTGTGTAACATCGTccaataaaatgtgaaaaatcaaaaaaaacacttttgggTCTTGCCTTTTTCCGTTtgccagcagatggcagtagcAATGCACAGGAAAATTTGAGGCATCCACGGTCCTGTAGTAATGTGATGTGGTTagtttcagtctgtttggaAAGCTGGAGAGTTATTTTGCTGAATGGGACGGTGTTGCAGACATAAATCGAGATGAATATCCcaactgatttaaataaaaccacgGGAGTAAATATTAATGAACGTGGAGGGAGGTAGGGTAAGCCGATCTCCAGGCATTCATACACCCAGGAATGCTGCGTCAGTCCAAAAATAATCCTCAAACCTTGATCTGTGACATGTAGCGAATCCTCGACATTGGCTAGTCAAATACAGCTGTTGCCAAAGTGAGGTTGAAGGGCCATCGTGCGAGTACAGTATTTCTGTTCCCAGTCTTGGCTGTGCAACATGAGCTCGTGCAACTCCACTGAGCcacattgtgtttattgtgaaTGGCTTTATTGTGCGCGCAGGAGAGCAGAAGTGGAGCAGCTCGTAGGGGAAGGGAGTAGGTCTGGTTGGAAGTGTGTCTCTTGGAAGACAAATAGagctgtaattatttttatccccgtctgcagctgtttttctACAGACTCTGGCCAGAGCGACCCGGACCTTGAGGTTGCCAGGAAACGAGAGCGGAGGAAGGGaagagaggggggtggggggacgggggacgggggcTGTAGTTTTTCTACATTGGGGATGAAAAATGAACGGCGGCCCAGAAATGTCGAGTGAAGACTAAATGGTAGACACTGTTCCATTTTCCATGAACTCATGGGCTCACTCTGCGGTCTTCGGCGCTCCTGCTAGTTGGCCGCTTTGTGGAAAAGGAGAAGCCTGTCAGGGGGGGTCTGTAGCGTCGTCTGGAcctgagcgtgtgtgtgtgcagaagaaGTGACTTGTTGTTAACCTATACTTTGGGGaggcagaggggggaaaaaaatatatatcagacTGTTGTTGGAGGTCAAGCTTGAGCTGTGGTCTGGAGCTGGTGCTGGGGGTAGGAACAGGTTCAACCCGCTCTCCGCAGAGAGTACCACTGGCCTGCTTCtcttgtaaataaacactaGGCCGCCGGTCCCTGCAGACTGGAGAGGGCTGAGGGGTCACTGGAGGATACCAGAGCAGCCAGAACCGCTATGAAAGCATAAAGTAAACCCAGTGACACGGGCCTTGACATGAGGAGAAACGCTGTTATAGATTACAGCATGACGCAGCAAAACCTCTGTTGCGTTTTTGAGACAAAGTCACATCCCAGTGCTCAGCAGAATATTAATGTAATCAATGAAGTGTTTACTGTAATTCTTTCGATTCAGCGTCTGTCGCTCACTTGCAATCCTGCTCTATTTGGGTTTGTTTGAATGGATTATGAGTCAGCTCTTCGTATCTGATGAagcaggaaggaaaggaggaggcagaagaagaaaaaaaatagaagaaaatggagaaagttCCCGTTGTTGTGCAGCAGGGGGCACTGTGGCTCCAGGCCAGATTTTGCAGACGTCCACGATGGTCCACTGAAGGACGCCTGAATGGAGAGAGCCGAGAGCCTAACAGTTCCAGTTGACAGCAATAACAAAGGCTGAGCAGCCTGCAGCACAGCAACGGTGATCAGAAGGACGGATATTTAACAGTTTATTATCCCCCTTTTCTCTGATGTGTGCAGGGCATGACAGATGCAACCTCTCACTTCGTTACAAGTGCATCGAGAAATAACctgcttttaaaaagcaacagGGCCACAGAGAGGCTCTGACCAGCTTGGACCGAAGCACCGTCACTGTAATTTCTGCACTTGGATTCTGATCATATGTCAGCTGTTGTATTGGGAATAATATAATAGCTGTAATAATTTGAGCTCCACAACTCATTACTGATAATCCTGTCAACAAATTATCCACATCACTAATGACCTTTGCTGTGTTATTGCCCTGTGTGAGCTTGAATGTCAAAGCTTGATTGCTGCTCCCGTGTACCGAGTGCCATTTGACCGGCGGAGATGTCTGGTTATGTAGGAGCAGCTGTGTTTGGGAGTTTAAGGCGGCCAGAAATAGCTCAGTTGTATGTGGTTGCTATGGCAGCTCCACGTAGCTCTGCAAAGCAGCAGACTCTCTGCTGCAGCCGCGTCCACATTTGAGATCCTCCGAGGAGGCATTTGCCGCCCGTGGCTTTGCTTATTTCGCGTTAGCTGGAGGCGTCCACAGAGGCCTGCGGTCCTCCGAGCGCCTCTGTTTTGGAACATGTTTTCTCGATGATGCCCTCTGCCTCCGTGTCCTGTCGCTGATGTCACAGCCTACTGTACGTTGTCATGGGGAGGGCAGGCTCGGGAGAAACATGAGACATGTCCAGGCTATTATTAAAACCGCAGCTCCCTTCTGCACTGCCACTTGTGTGCGCAGCAGCAACACGGTATATTAATTACCCGCcgcctcctttttctttttcctttttttttttttctgtgtcattcACCAGTgagggaaagaaggagaaaaattTCCAAGGCACGTcctaaaaataaagcagcactGTACGTGCTCAGAGTTTTAACTTCCACACAGATGACCCATTTTTCCATCTCAAAGGGTCTGAGGATGGGTGGAAAAaagaggcgggggggggggtgaagcaACAGTGGAGCCAATCACGTGAATCTAAAGCAGGCTACAAATCCTGGCGgatttctcttcctctgtggtttGATGCCTTTTACTGTCAtctgtttttccatctctccGCTGCTATCCCTGTGGTGATTTAACTCGTGCTGCGGCCCTGCCTCCGCGCTGCTTTTCTCCCCCATCTCGCCTATTTGGCCGTGCTGTTTACATTCCCTGTGAGTGCGAGCTGAATGGTGTGGAGAGTCGCTCCCCCCACCGAGCGCCCAGCCACCCCGGCTGCCTCTAATGTCAGCCTGtctgcccccccacccacccaatccccatccccatcccctCGCGTTGCCGCCAGCCTCCACCTATCTCCTCATCACTAGATCCCTGATAAGGCTGAAATTCAATAGCGCTGCTCAGCCTGAGACGAGTAAGTGCATCACATGACCTGTGAATTCCTGTTTACGCTGAGTGGTTTTCATATTTTGGTCtgataacacacacacccccctcCGATTCGTCATGAACGGGTGGCGGTGGGggtggcagtggtggtggtggtggtggtggtggaggaggagggggagggggataATAGCAGCAGAGCATAaaggaagacagaaaatattgCTCAGCATCAGCTCTCATCCTGTCATCTGTCATCAGCATTATCTGTGCAATCTAGGCAAGGAGTGAAACTAGAAGAGGGAAGTGACACATACGCTAAGCGGGAGGGTGAAGAATGGGTTAACTCAGCAGACTGTGTGCacagttatttcttttttcttcccccaccccaaccaccaccaccgccgccgccgccccc
Coding sequences within it:
- the tomm20a gene encoding translocase of outer mitochondrial membrane 20, giving the protein MVSGRTSAVLAGVCGALFIAYCVYFDRKRRSDPRFKEKLRERRRRQKVSSEKSGLSKLPDLKDAEAVQKFFLEEIQLGEELLAQGEFEKGVDHLTNAIAVCGQPQQLLQVLQQTLPPPVFQMLLTKLPSISQRLISSQSLSEDDVE